The proteins below come from a single Mucilaginibacter mali genomic window:
- a CDS encoding ankyrin repeat domain-containing protein, translating to MNTELLEEYIAANNLNGINTLLSEHPALAKAQTSHGVSPLMLSCYFRKPDVSALLLKYVDEVNLFEAAAVGKFDVVAYIIGNHPDSVDDFAPDGFTPLGLACYFGQAEVARYLIMKGADVNLPSNNGFHVFPIHSAVAGNYADITRALVNAGAQVNVKQQAGATPLHSAAQNGNADILILLLEHGAEVNIRMEGGKTAADMAKEKGFDEIADILS from the coding sequence ATGAACACCGAACTACTGGAAGAATACATAGCCGCTAATAACTTAAATGGCATTAACACCTTGTTAAGTGAACACCCGGCGCTGGCTAAGGCGCAAACCAGTCATGGGGTTTCGCCGCTGATGTTATCGTGTTATTTTAGGAAGCCGGATGTATCTGCCCTGTTGCTGAAGTATGTAGACGAGGTGAACTTGTTTGAAGCCGCGGCCGTGGGTAAGTTTGATGTGGTGGCTTATATTATCGGTAACCACCCCGATTCGGTTGATGACTTTGCGCCCGATGGATTTACACCGTTGGGGCTGGCCTGCTATTTTGGCCAGGCCGAGGTGGCGCGCTACCTGATCATGAAAGGAGCCGATGTTAACCTGCCATCAAACAATGGTTTCCATGTGTTCCCTATCCACTCGGCTGTAGCTGGTAATTATGCCGATATCACCCGCGCGCTGGTTAATGCCGGGGCACAGGTTAACGTTAAACAACAGGCCGGCGCTACTCCCCTGCATTCGGCCGCGCAAAATGGCAATGCCGATATCCTGATCCTGCTATTGGAACATGGTGCCGAAGTGAACATCCGTATGGAAGGTGGCAAAACCGCGGCCGATATGGCTAAGGAAAAGGGCTTTGATGAGATAGCGGATATCTTGAGTTAG
- a CDS encoding ATP-binding protein, producing MKKKPNFFNIFLRNILSPEQSMLDEARIRLLYYGLFLAAVALAALTINVFLQHQVVFTSIACILLICVVLLFKYLTWIPNWRFISHTLLILALVVNLLDVFIIIQNVDIISIQVIILSVLFSFYMLGQRWGLFYSLANLIPVLAFMVFEYGNSYFISFKPEKVDQSTIIISILANFIMIIYIHSHFYNAFINNIRKLNETSQEQGRLNAAYQVSIEKAEKSSHAKSEFLSTMSHEIRTPLNAVIGMTNLMLMSNPRADQLDNLDILKFSANNLLSIVNDVLDFNKIESGKVEFEKIKFNLVELMGNICGGQIIKAEEKGLKFYLDVDNRLKSKVLFGDPTRITQIIFNLVSNAIKFTQQGNIWVRVTSLGDRHNTLTVNFTVKDTGIGIAEDNMEAIFEPFTQESITTTRQYGGTGLGLAIVKRLLELQNIQMHVTSKVGAGSEFSFNMEFPVSTEKTVEAAVAQPAQDAAGYVNAGLQILIAEDNPVNVMLMKKLFSKWGIVPTFADNGEHAIELVQYGNFNIVLMDLQMPVMNGFDAAIEIRKMPDPKKANIPIIALTASALFDIKEKVYDSGMNDYVSKPFKPDELKEKIFSLVEAV from the coding sequence ATGAAGAAAAAGCCCAATTTCTTTAATATTTTCCTAAGGAACATCCTATCGCCGGAGCAATCCATGCTGGATGAGGCTCGTATCCGTTTGCTGTATTATGGCTTGTTTTTGGCAGCCGTGGCATTAGCGGCGTTAACCATTAATGTTTTCTTACAACACCAGGTTGTTTTTACATCTATTGCCTGTATTTTACTGATCTGCGTTGTCCTGCTGTTTAAATATTTAACGTGGATACCTAACTGGCGCTTTATATCGCATACCTTGCTGATACTGGCCCTGGTGGTTAACCTGTTAGATGTTTTTATCATCATCCAAAACGTCGATATCATCTCCATCCAGGTTATTATCCTGTCGGTGCTGTTCAGCTTTTATATGTTGGGGCAAAGATGGGGCTTGTTCTACTCGCTGGCTAACCTGATACCGGTACTGGCCTTTATGGTGTTTGAATACGGCAACAGCTATTTCATTTCCTTTAAGCCCGAAAAAGTTGATCAGTCGACCATTATCATCAGCATACTGGCCAACTTCATCATGATCATTTATATCCACAGCCACTTTTACAACGCCTTTATCAATAATATACGCAAGCTAAATGAAACCAGCCAGGAGCAGGGGCGTCTGAACGCGGCTTACCAGGTATCGATAGAAAAGGCCGAAAAATCATCGCATGCCAAATCGGAGTTTTTGAGCACCATGAGCCACGAGATCCGTACGCCGCTTAACGCCGTGATCGGGATGACCAATTTGATGCTGATGAGTAATCCACGGGCCGATCAGTTGGATAACCTGGATATCCTGAAGTTCTCGGCCAACAACCTGCTGTCTATCGTAAACGACGTGCTGGACTTTAACAAGATAGAATCGGGCAAGGTAGAGTTTGAAAAGATCAAGTTTAACCTGGTTGAACTGATGGGTAATATTTGCGGCGGACAGATCATCAAGGCAGAGGAAAAAGGCCTGAAGTTTTACCTGGATGTGGATAACCGCCTGAAAAGCAAAGTACTGTTTGGCGACCCTACCCGCATCACCCAGATCATTTTTAACCTGGTGAGCAATGCGATTAAGTTTACGCAGCAGGGCAATATTTGGGTAAGGGTAACATCGCTGGGCGACAGGCACAACACACTTACGGTTAACTTCACAGTAAAGGATACAGGTATTGGTATTGCGGAGGATAATATGGAGGCCATATTCGAGCCCTTCACACAGGAATCTATCACTACCACCCGTCAGTACGGTGGTACTGGTTTAGGTTTAGCCATTGTAAAACGCCTGCTTGAACTGCAAAATATACAAATGCACGTAACCAGTAAGGTGGGTGCCGGGTCCGAATTCTCGTTTAATATGGAGTTCCCGGTATCAACCGAAAAAACGGTGGAAGCCGCTGTCGCTCAACCAGCACAGGATGCGGCTGGATATGTTAATGCCGGTTTACAGATATTGATTGCCGAAGATAACCCGGTTAACGTGATGCTGATGAAGAAGCTGTTTAGCAAATGGGGCATTGTACCCACCTTTGCCGATAATGGCGAACATGCCATTGAACTGGTGCAATACGGCAACTTCAACATCGTATTGATGGACCTGCAAATGCCGGTAATGAACGGTTTCGACGCCGCCATAGAAATACGCAAAATGCCCGACCCTAAAAAGGCCAATATCCCCATTATTGCCCTAACGGCATCGGCCTTGTTCGATATCAAAGAAAAAGTATACGATTCGGGTATGAACGATTACGTATCCAAACCCTTCAAGCCGGATGAACTGAAGGAGAAGATCTTTTCCCTGGTAGAAGCGGTGTAG
- a CDS encoding RNA recognition motif domain-containing protein, giving the protein MKVFISGLPLQVGEGELTEVFSDFGPVKSLRIIKDHQTKQSKGFGFVEMVNEDEAKEAIKYMNGQRYYDNIIRVNIADDKGPRPSNGGGGNGRKPRF; this is encoded by the coding sequence ATGAAGGTATTTATTTCAGGACTGCCCCTGCAAGTTGGAGAAGGGGAATTAACAGAGGTTTTTAGTGATTTCGGGCCGGTAAAATCGCTCCGCATTATTAAAGATCATCAAACAAAGCAAAGCAAAGGCTTTGGTTTTGTTGAAATGGTGAACGAGGATGAAGCCAAGGAAGCCATTAAATACATGAACGGACAACGTTATTATGACAACATTATCCGTGTTAACATTGCCGACGACAAGGGCCCCCGCCCAAGCAACGGCGGCGGTGGCAATGGCCGCAAACCCAGGTTTTAA
- a CDS encoding cupin domain-containing protein: MENPVFFNFDDIVVKEIAPGFFSKLIHTDTNTVNFIEVAAGCSVPLHRHIHEQMSFVIDGIFEMTINGEPRNLDKGQYCIIPSNVEHGGVAITDCRLIDIFSPAREDYRSLK; encoded by the coding sequence ATGGAAAACCCTGTATTTTTTAATTTTGATGATATCGTTGTAAAGGAAATTGCTCCCGGCTTTTTTTCTAAACTGATACATACCGATACCAATACCGTAAACTTTATAGAGGTGGCGGCAGGCTGCTCGGTGCCGCTGCACCGGCACATACACGAACAAATGTCGTTTGTAATAGATGGCATTTTTGAGATGACCATCAACGGCGAACCGCGAAATTTGGATAAAGGCCAATACTGCATCATCCCCTCAAATGTGGAACACGGTGGTGTAGCTATTACAGATTGCAGGCTGATCGATATTTTTAGCCCCGCGCGGGAGGATTACAGGAGTTTGAAATAA
- a CDS encoding serine hydrolase domain-containing protein — MKFRKIPLLCISLLLLVGGAYAQSFNTAKMDSLLDAVNANNKGMGSLAITHNGKIVYRHAIGYAAYPEKIQATPETKYRIGSISKMFTTCLIFQLVEEGKLTLDTKLAAFYPQLPNASKITIGMMLQHRSGLHNFTNDAAYLSYMTQPKTHDEMLAIIAKQTSDFEPDSKADYSNTNFVLLGYIAEKITKTPYPELVKKRVVDKIGLKDTYYGGKINTADHEAHSYKAGAPWISETQTDMSIPGGAGAMVSTATDLDHFIEALFAGKIINKEHVAMMQTIKEGFGMGMFRYPVIGKTGFGHTGGIDGFGSQVIYFPADEMAICYIHNADAGAGAEIIQGAIGIYFNKPYAIPNFKTANIKSEDLDKFLGEYASPGFPLVIAVSKNGNTLTAQATGQGAFPLTAISSTVFEFTAANIVMEFDATKKQMTLKQSGHTTLFTKKEADIKLSSTDLDKYLGVYASPGVPLKITVTKDNTTLMLQATGQGSFPVTPIGVNLFEFTKAGIIAEFDPAKKQLVLKQAGRNTIFTKE; from the coding sequence ATGAAATTTAGAAAGATACCCCTTCTTTGCATATCGCTGCTGCTTTTGGTTGGCGGTGCTTATGCGCAAAGCTTCAATACTGCCAAAATGGATAGTCTGTTGGATGCAGTGAATGCCAATAATAAGGGCATGGGCAGCTTGGCCATCACACATAATGGTAAAATTGTTTACCGGCATGCTATCGGCTATGCCGCATATCCCGAGAAGATCCAGGCTACGCCTGAAACCAAGTATCGTATCGGTTCCATCAGCAAAATGTTTACTACCTGCCTTATCTTTCAATTGGTAGAGGAAGGTAAGCTTACGCTGGATACCAAACTGGCTGCCTTTTATCCGCAGTTGCCCAATGCATCTAAAATTACTATCGGTATGATGCTACAACACCGTAGTGGTTTGCATAACTTTACTAATGATGCTGCTTATCTTTCTTATATGACCCAGCCTAAAACTCATGATGAAATGCTGGCCATCATCGCGAAGCAAACATCCGACTTTGAGCCTGACAGCAAGGCCGATTACAGCAATACCAATTTTGTGCTGCTGGGATACATTGCCGAAAAGATCACTAAAACACCATATCCAGAGCTGGTGAAGAAGCGCGTGGTGGATAAGATAGGTTTAAAGGATACTTATTATGGCGGCAAGATCAACACCGCTGATCATGAGGCGCACTCTTACAAGGCAGGTGCACCATGGATAAGTGAGACCCAAACCGATATGAGCATCCCGGGCGGCGCCGGTGCAATGGTATCCACCGCGACAGATCTCGACCATTTTATCGAGGCATTGTTTGCCGGGAAGATCATCAACAAGGAGCATGTCGCCATGATGCAAACCATAAAGGAGGGCTTTGGCATGGGAATGTTCCGCTATCCAGTTATTGGTAAAACGGGCTTCGGCCATACGGGCGGCATAGATGGTTTTGGTTCGCAGGTGATCTATTTCCCGGCTGATGAAATGGCGATATGCTATATCCACAATGCCGACGCGGGCGCTGGCGCCGAGATCATCCAGGGGGCTATCGGTATTTATTTTAACAAACCATACGCTATCCCCAATTTTAAAACCGCCAATATTAAAAGCGAGGACCTGGACAAATTCCTGGGCGAATATGCCAGTCCGGGATTCCCGCTGGTTATTGCGGTAAGCAAAAACGGCAATACCTTAACCGCGCAGGCTACCGGGCAGGGCGCCTTCCCGTTGACGGCAATCTCGTCGACAGTATTTGAATTTACAGCCGCAAATATTGTGATGGAGTTTGACGCAACTAAAAAGCAAATGACCCTGAAGCAAAGCGGCCATACCACCTTATTCACCAAAAAGGAGGCCGACATTAAGCTAAGCAGCACCGATCTGGATAAATACCTCGGCGTATATGCCAGTCCGGGAGTGCCATTAAAGATAACTGTAACCAAAGATAATACCACACTGATGCTACAGGCTACCGGGCAAGGTTCGTTCCCGGTTACACCAATCGGCGTAAATTTATTTGAGTTTACAAAGGCAGGTATTATTGCAGAATTTGACCCGGCAAAAAAACAATTGGTTTTGAAACAAGCCGGTCGCAACACTATATTTACAAAGGAATAA
- a CDS encoding efflux RND transporter permease subunit: MGMIKGALQKPITILVIVAGLFFFGIGAVRTIKIDIFPDLNLPVIYISHPYGGFTPDQMESYFGRQYVNLLLYVSGVKSIETRNIQGLTLLKLTFYEGTNMAQAAAEVSTFSNRAQAIFPNGSQPPFIIRFDASTLPVGQLVLSSSKRTNNELMDMANVYVRSSFSSIPGLISPAPFGGNVRSILIKADPELLRSHNLTPDQLVAALRDNNQTSPAGNVRIGDYNYLTPTNTGVKNIADFGDIPLYKNGVQTVFMRDVATIEDGADITTSFALVNGKRSVYLPITKSADASTWEVVQNLKKNIPKFQALLPEDVKISYVFDQSVYVINSVKSLVSEGAIGAILTGLMVLLFLGDRRGALIVIITIPISIISGILFLNLFHQTINIMTLSGLSLAVGILVDESTVTIENIHQHFDMGKPKALAIWDACKEIAFPKLLILFCILAVFAPAFTMKGIPGALFLPLALAIGFSMIISYLLAQTFVPIMANWIMVNKHEHANYLNEAVAQEEDDTWDQKKILVEHPEVGADGKISKFDRFRQRYMRFMDRMLPNRKAIVAVYVLGAIAVVALLITTIGRDVLPKVNSGTFQVRLRAPDGTRLERTEIMTLNTIKVLEGIVGKENIEITSAMVGQHPGQFSTSPIYLFMAGPQEAVLQVNLKEDYKVDLDDLKEKIRAEVKKKMPQVNMSFEPIELTDKILSQGSPTPVEVVIGSKNKKQNAAYAYKVMDKLKKIPYLRDVQLGQSINYPAININIDRIRAAQLGVGVSEISRSLTASTSSSRFTEKNVWIDPKVGLSYSVQVEVPEYQMASKSNISEIPLLSNNPRPVLGDVADIKEGITNGENDDIGSLPILTVTANLNKMDLGTANNDVQKAIKSLGELPRGLNVYTRGLTSTLTDTLDSLQNGLLVAVVVIFLMLAANFQSFKVSLVVLSTVPAVLLGSLVLLRLTGATLNLQSYMGMIMSVGVSIANSVLLITNAEELRKHNGNALQSAREAAALRLRPILMTSVAMIVGMIPMASGLGEGGDQTSPLGRAVIGGLLASTFAALLILPLVFAWVQGNASTQSVSLDPEDKDSKFYIPLHHHEK; encoded by the coding sequence ATGGGAATGATAAAAGGCGCATTGCAGAAACCCATAACCATACTGGTTATTGTGGCTGGTCTGTTCTTCTTCGGGATAGGCGCTGTCCGTACAATTAAGATCGACATTTTTCCGGACCTTAACCTTCCGGTTATTTATATTTCGCACCCTTACGGTGGTTTCACGCCCGATCAGATGGAGTCGTACTTTGGGCGGCAGTATGTTAACTTACTGCTGTACGTATCAGGTGTAAAAAGCATCGAGACCCGTAACATCCAGGGTTTAACGCTATTAAAACTTACTTTTTACGAAGGCACCAACATGGCGCAGGCGGCAGCGGAGGTGTCGACCTTTAGCAACAGGGCCCAGGCTATTTTCCCCAACGGCTCGCAACCGCCGTTCATTATCCGGTTCGATGCTTCAACGCTGCCGGTAGGGCAGCTGGTATTAAGCAGCAGCAAGCGCACCAACAACGAATTGATGGACATGGCTAACGTTTACGTACGCAGTTCGTTCAGTTCTATTCCAGGTTTGATATCGCCCGCGCCATTTGGTGGCAACGTGCGCAGTATCCTGATCAAAGCCGACCCCGAACTGTTACGTTCGCACAACCTAACACCCGATCAGTTAGTGGCAGCCCTTCGCGATAACAACCAGACATCGCCGGCGGGTAACGTACGCATTGGCGATTACAACTACCTAACACCAACCAACACGGGCGTAAAAAATATTGCCGATTTTGGCGATATCCCTTTATATAAAAATGGCGTGCAAACCGTATTTATGCGCGATGTAGCTACTATAGAAGATGGTGCCGATATCACCACCAGCTTCGCGCTGGTTAACGGCAAGCGTTCGGTTTACCTGCCCATCACCAAATCGGCCGACGCGTCGACCTGGGAGGTGGTGCAAAACCTGAAAAAGAATATCCCCAAATTTCAGGCCCTGCTACCCGAGGATGTGAAGATCTCGTACGTGTTCGATCAATCTGTTTACGTAATTAATTCGGTAAAAAGTTTGGTAAGCGAGGGTGCTATCGGCGCGATATTAACCGGCTTGATGGTTCTGTTGTTTTTGGGCGACAGGCGTGGTGCCTTGATCGTGATCATCACCATACCTATCTCTATCATATCGGGTATCTTGTTTTTGAACCTGTTCCATCAAACCATCAATATCATGACCCTAAGCGGCCTTTCGCTGGCAGTAGGTATTTTGGTGGATGAATCGACGGTGACGATAGAGAATATACACCAGCACTTTGATATGGGTAAGCCCAAGGCCCTGGCCATTTGGGATGCCTGTAAGGAGATCGCCTTTCCTAAATTGTTGATCCTGTTTTGTATCCTGGCGGTATTTGCCCCGGCCTTCACCATGAAGGGTATCCCCGGCGCGCTGTTCCTGCCACTGGCTTTAGCTATCGGGTTCTCCATGATCATATCGTACCTGCTGGCGCAAACCTTTGTGCCGATAATGGCCAACTGGATCATGGTCAATAAGCACGAGCATGCCAACTACCTTAACGAAGCCGTGGCACAGGAAGAAGATGATACCTGGGACCAGAAGAAGATTTTGGTTGAACACCCCGAAGTTGGTGCCGATGGCAAGATCAGCAAGTTCGATCGTTTCAGGCAGCGGTATATGCGCTTTATGGATAGGATGCTGCCAAACCGTAAAGCTATTGTAGCAGTTTATGTATTGGGCGCTATCGCCGTGGTGGCATTGCTGATTACCACTATTGGCCGCGATGTATTGCCTAAGGTAAACTCGGGTACATTCCAGGTGCGTTTGCGCGCGCCGGATGGTACACGTTTGGAGCGTACTGAGATCATGACGCTGAACACGATTAAAGTACTGGAAGGGATCGTCGGTAAGGAAAACATCGAGATCACATCGGCGATGGTGGGGCAGCACCCGGGGCAATTCTCAACCAGTCCTATCTATCTTTTCATGGCCGGTCCGCAGGAAGCGGTTTTACAGGTAAATCTTAAAGAGGATTATAAGGTAGACCTTGACGACCTGAAGGAAAAGATCCGTGCCGAAGTAAAAAAGAAAATGCCGCAGGTAAATATGTCGTTCGAGCCAATTGAGTTGACCGACAAGATCCTGAGCCAGGGTTCGCCGACACCGGTAGAGGTGGTTATCGGCAGCAAAAACAAAAAGCAGAACGCCGCCTATGCTTATAAGGTGATGGATAAACTAAAAAAGATCCCATACCTGCGCGATGTGCAGTTGGGGCAATCCATCAACTACCCGGCCATCAATATCAATATCGACAGGATCCGTGCCGCGCAGTTAGGGGTAGGGGTGAGCGAGATCTCGCGTTCATTAACCGCGTCTACCTCGTCATCGCGTTTTACCGAAAAGAACGTTTGGATAGACCCGAAGGTGGGCCTGAGCTACAGCGTACAGGTAGAAGTGCCCGAATATCAGATGGCCAGCAAGTCGAATATCAGCGAGATACCTTTGCTAAGTAATAATCCGCGCCCGGTTTTAGGTGATGTGGCTGATATTAAAGAGGGTATCACCAACGGCGAGAATGACGATATCGGTTCGTTGCCTATCCTCACCGTTACCGCCAACCTGAATAAGATGGACCTGGGCACCGCCAATAACGATGTGCAAAAGGCCATTAAAAGCCTTGGTGAATTACCACGTGGGTTAAATGTTTATACACGCGGTTTAACCAGTACGTTAACCGATACACTGGATAGTTTGCAGAACGGCCTGTTAGTAGCGGTTGTGGTGATCTTCCTGATGCTGGCGGCTAATTTCCAGTCGTTCAAAGTATCGCTGGTGGTATTGTCCACGGTTCCCGCAGTACTGCTGGGTTCGTTAGTATTGTTAAGATTAACGGGCGCTACGCTCAACCTTCAATCGTACATGGGTATGATCATGTCGGTAGGGGTGTCCATCGCCAACTCGGTGCTGCTGATCACCAATGCAGAAGAACTACGCAAGCATAATGGCAATGCCCTACAGTCAGCCCGCGAAGCGGCTGCCCTGCGTTTGCGCCCCATCCTGATGACCAGTGTGGCCATGATCGTTGGTATGATACCCATGGCATCAGGCCTGGGCGAGGGTGGCGACCAGACATCGCCCTTAGGCCGCGCGGTTATTGGCGGCCTGCTGGCATCAACCTTTGCCGCTTTGTTAATTTTACCATTGGTATTTGCCTGGGTACAGGGCAATGCCTCCACCCAATCGGTATCCTTAGATCCGGAAGATAAAGACAGTAAATTTTATATACCCCTGCATCATCATGAAAAATAA
- a CDS encoding TolC family protein, which translates to MKEAIQTALDNYGTIKAKASQLNASKAYLKETKSEYLPDLNISAQQDYGTINGQNGPLYGYRGLNSAASGPALNNQNWNSAFGALYLGNINWDFFTFGRAKEKIKVQQSVVNLNETDLVQEQFQHEVRVAGAYLNLLAAQRLTKSQENNLARAQELTRVVVARVKNGLNAGVDSSLANAEVSNAKIALTRAQDVEQEQANILAQYLGIPAQPFALDSIFVSSAPKSVNQAAALAVQNHPLLKFYENRIGVSDEQAKYYKTFSYPTFSLFGVMQGRGSGFKYDYGTNTSDYTHSYGAGVDPTRYNYLFGVGMIWNLTNPLRVKYQVQSQKYTSLQYKDEYDVVSQRLIAQQSLAESRISNAMKNYREAPVQVKAAGDAYLQKNTLYKNGLSNIVDVTTALFTLNRAETDRDIAYNNVWQAMLYKAAATGDFGIFINNF; encoded by the coding sequence ATGAAAGAGGCTATACAAACAGCCTTAGATAATTATGGCACCATAAAAGCCAAAGCCAGCCAGCTAAATGCTTCAAAAGCATACTTAAAGGAAACAAAATCAGAGTACCTGCCCGATCTGAACATTTCGGCACAGCAGGATTACGGAACTATTAACGGACAGAACGGCCCGCTTTACGGCTACCGCGGCTTAAACTCGGCAGCATCAGGCCCGGCACTGAACAACCAGAACTGGAACTCGGCCTTTGGGGCCTTGTACCTGGGCAACATCAACTGGGATTTTTTCACTTTTGGCCGCGCTAAGGAAAAGATCAAAGTGCAGCAATCAGTAGTAAACCTGAACGAAACCGATCTGGTGCAGGAACAATTTCAGCACGAAGTGCGTGTGGCAGGCGCTTATCTTAATTTGCTGGCTGCTCAGCGATTGACCAAATCGCAGGAGAATAACCTGGCCCGCGCGCAGGAACTTACCCGCGTGGTGGTTGCCCGCGTAAAGAACGGCCTGAATGCCGGTGTGGATAGCTCGTTGGCCAATGCCGAGGTATCTAACGCTAAAATAGCGTTGACCCGTGCGCAGGATGTAGAACAGGAGCAAGCCAATATACTGGCGCAATACCTGGGTATCCCGGCGCAGCCCTTCGCGCTCGATAGCATTTTTGTAAGCTCGGCACCAAAATCGGTTAATCAGGCAGCGGCGCTTGCGGTGCAAAACCATCCCTTACTTAAATTTTACGAAAACCGCATTGGCGTAAGCGATGAGCAGGCTAAATACTATAAAACCTTCTCGTATCCAACCTTTAGTTTATTTGGGGTGATGCAGGGCCGCGGATCGGGCTTTAAGTATGATTACGGCACCAACACCAGCGATTATACCCATAGCTATGGTGCCGGTGTCGATCCAACCCGCTACAATTACCTGTTCGGGGTAGGGATGATCTGGAACCTGACCAACCCGCTACGGGTGAAATACCAGGTACAATCACAAAAGTATACTTCGCTGCAATATAAGGATGAGTACGATGTGGTAAGTCAACGATTGATCGCTCAGCAAAGCCTGGCCGAAAGCCGCATCAGCAACGCTATGAAAAACTACCGGGAAGCGCCGGTACAGGTAAAAGCCGCCGGCGATGCCTACCTGCAAAAAAATACGCTATATAAAAACGGCTTGTCAAACATTGTAGATGTTACCACGGCGCTGTTTACCCTTAACCGTGCCGAAACGGACCGCGACATTGCTTATAACAATGTGTGGCAGGCCATGCTGTACAAGGCTGCCGCCACCGGCGATTTTGGCATCTTTATCAATAATTTTTAA
- a CDS encoding LysR family transcriptional regulator produces MNIALHHFRLVDTINKEGTLTKAAESLHLTQSALSHQLKELEREMGVEVFQRQGKRLLLSEQGDRFLQSAKKILAEIRSLEEDISNFKNGQVGKLSISMQSYTSYHWLPAIIKDFRSRWPDINIQIVAEATQRPLEYLLRGDIDLGIVRTQMVNTLIQYEKVFEDQLVAVMSADHPLAKKEVIDFTDFHDEEVILAIYDPSYQDTPLFDAMMKELQVKPRHWHRIHYTDAAMDMVAANLGVAVMSDMVIKPYLQTRNIVSRPLPDIIAPRTWYAATKQQTPALQNFLCCMKGYFQTCCGKSL; encoded by the coding sequence ATGAATATCGCGCTGCACCATTTCCGTTTGGTTGATACCATTAACAAAGAAGGTACCCTTACCAAAGCCGCCGAAAGCCTGCACCTTACCCAATCGGCCCTGAGCCATCAACTGAAAGAACTGGAACGTGAAATGGGGGTCGAGGTTTTTCAACGCCAAGGTAAGCGTTTATTACTTTCCGAACAAGGCGACCGCTTTTTGCAGAGCGCCAAGAAGATCCTGGCCGAGATCCGGTCGCTGGAGGAAGATATCAGTAACTTTAAAAACGGGCAGGTGGGTAAACTGAGTATCAGCATGCAAAGCTATACTTCGTACCATTGGCTGCCAGCCATTATTAAGGATTTCCGCAGCCGCTGGCCCGATATCAATATCCAGATAGTAGCCGAAGCCACCCAGCGCCCGCTGGAATATCTGTTGCGGGGTGATATTGATCTGGGTATAGTCCGCACCCAAATGGTGAATACGCTGATACAGTATGAAAAGGTTTTTGAAGACCAACTGGTGGCCGTCATGTCGGCTGATCATCCGCTGGCGAAAAAAGAAGTTATTGATTTCACCGATTTCCACGATGAGGAAGTGATACTGGCCATCTACGATCCATCGTACCAGGATACCCCCCTTTTTGATGCCATGATGAAGGAACTGCAGGTAAAACCCCGCCACTGGCACCGCATCCATTATACCGATGCCGCTATGGATATGGTAGCTGCCAATTTAGGTGTGGCGGTGATGAGTGATATGGTAATTAAACCCTACCTGCAAACACGCAACATTGTAAGCCGACCGTTGCCAGATATTATAGCGCCGCGTACCTGGTATGCGGCTACTAAACAGCAAACGCCTGCTTTGCAGAATTTTTTGTGCTGTATGAAGGGGTATTTTCAGACTTGTTGTGGAAAATCTTTATAA